Proteins encoded within one genomic window of Arachis ipaensis cultivar K30076 chromosome B08, Araip1.1, whole genome shotgun sequence:
- the LOC107612276 gene encoding ankyrin repeat-containing protein At5g02620-like has product MSVTGKKMTKQLTGKRDDTHLHSAARSGSLSVLRETLTGIEDQEELHELLARQNQDGETPLYVAAEYGYVDLVRELIQLYDLADAGIKARNGFDALHIAAKQGDLDIVKILMEAHPELSMTVDQSNTTALHTAATQGHVEIVKLLLEAGKGLATIAKSNGKTALHSAARNGHVAVVKVLLEQDREIATRIDKKRQTALHMAVKGQNLEVVEELIKGDPSTINFVDNKGNTPLHIASRKGRAQIVKKLLEQKETNKKVVNRSGETALDTAEKMGNHDVKNILLEHGVVNANALVKSHGITATTTATATTATTSARELKQTVSDIKHEVHNQLEHTRQTRKRVQGIAKRINKMHQEGLNNAINSTTVVAVLIATVAFAAIFTVPGQFVDDPSDVPEGSTLGEANIAPQGAFLIFFVFDSIALFISLAVVVVQTSVVVIESKAKKQMMAIINKLMWLACVLITVSFLALAFVVVGKQEMWLAISVTVIGTTIMVTTLGTMCYWVIKHRIQASNLKNIRRSSMDTNKTKSSSVTAYSDSELLNRMYAI; this is encoded by the exons ATGAGTGTCACCGGGAAGAAAATGACCAAACAGTTAACAGGGAAGAGGGATGATACCCATTTGCATTCTGCAGCAAGATCAGGGAGTCTCTCTGTACTAAGGGAGACCCTTACTGGTATAGAAGATCAGGAGGAACTCCATGAGCTATTGGCAAGGCAGAACCAAGATGGTGAAACACCTCTTTATGTTGCTGCCGAATATGGTTATGTTGATCTAGTTAGGGAGTTGATTCAACTTTATGATCTTGCTGATGCTGGAATCAAAGCTAGGAACGGTTTTGATGCATTGCATATTGCTGCCAAACAAGGGGATTTAG ATATAGTGAAGATCCTTATGGAAGCTCATCCTGAATTATCAATGACTGTGGATCAATCTAACACCACAGCATTGCACACGGCGGCGACACAAGGGCACGTTGAGATAGTGAAGCTCCTCTTGGAAGCAGGAAAAGGCTTGGCAACCATTGCCAAGAGCAATGGGAAAACAGCTTTGCATTCTGCTGCAAGGAATGGACATGTTGCGGTTGTGAAAGTGCTTCTTGAGCAGGACAGAGAGATTGCAACTCGAATCGATAAGAAGAGGCAGACGGCGCTTCATATGGCCGTGAAGGGACAGAATCTTGAGGTGGTGGAGGAGTTGATCAAAGGAGATCCATCAACTATAAACTTTGTTGACAATAAGGGAAACACACCATTGCATATAGCATCTAGAAAGGGCAGGGCTCAG ATTGTAAAGAAGCTTCTTGAGCagaaagaaacaaacaaaaaagttgTTAACAGGTCTGGTGAGACTGCTTTAGACACTGCTGAAAAAATGGGGAACCACGATGTTAAGAATATTCTGTTAGAGCACGGCGTTGTGAACGCCAACGCCTTAGTAAAGTCCCATGGAATTACAGCCACAACCACAGCCACAGCCACGACCGCAACCACGTCTGCCAGGGAGCTAAAACAAACTGTGAGTGACATCAAACATGAGGTCCACAACCAGTTAGAGCACACCCGACAAACGCGAAAGCGGGTGCAAGGCATAGCAAAGAGAATCAACAAGATGCACCAAGAAGGCCTAAACAATGCAATAAACTCAACAACCGTGGTGGCAGTGCTAATTGCAACGGTGGCATTCGCGGCGATCTTCACAGTCCCCGGGCAGTTTGTTGATGATCCAAGCGATGTCCCTGAAGGGTCAACACTTGGTGAAGCAAACATAGCACCACAGGGTGCATTCTTGATCTTCtttgtgtttgattcaattgcaCTTTTCATATCCCTTGCTGTGGTTGTGGTTCAAACTTCGGTGGTGGTTATAGAGAGCAAAGCAAAGAAGCAAATGATGGCTATAATAAACAAGCTAATGTGGTTGGCTTGTGTGCTTATAACTGTTTCATTCTTGGCATTGGCTTTTGTTGTTGTTGGGAAACAAGAGATGTGGCTTGCTATTTCGGTTACTGTTATTGGGACAACAATAATGGTTACAACCTTGGGGACTATGTGTTATTGGGTTATTAAGCACCGTATTCAGGCCTCTAATTTGAAGAACATAAGGAGATCTTCCATGGATACAAATAAGACTAAGTCTTCTTCAGTCACTGCTTACTCCGATTCTGAACTACTAAACAGAATGTATGCCATTTAG